One window of the Hoplias malabaricus isolate fHopMal1 chromosome Y, fHopMal1.hap1, whole genome shotgun sequence genome contains the following:
- the LOC136677739 gene encoding putative claudin-24 has product MVLLTTKLMQRTSLFVSFGGLVSTFITTFLPLWKTMNSDLNEMENWYEGLWHTCIFTEEVGLHCKAFESLLALPPVTLASRILMCLSIASGLLGVAAAFFGLEGVEIGQGREKVKRMLLIVGGILIWISGVTTLAPVSLIAYVMVVEFWDESLPDVMPRWEYGEAMFSAWFSGFLLVIGGSFIFVAVCMGDHEAKQQSKVFFQTHRQPPRTQNYLKTEIL; this is encoded by the coding sequence ATGGTGCTGCTGACGACAAAGCTCATGCAGAGGACATCACTCTTTGTGTCTTTTGGAGGTTTAGTCAGCACCTTTATCACTACCTTCTTGCCACTGTGGAAGACAATGAACTCTGATTTGAATGAAATGGAGAACTGGTACGAGGGTCTCTGGCACACTTGCATCTTTACAGAAGAAGTTGGCCTGCACTGTAAAGCCTTTGAATCTTTGCTAGCTTTGCCCCCAGTCACTCTAGCATCACGGATACTCATGTGCTTATCCATCGCTAGTGGTTTACTGGGAGTGGCGGCTGCTTTTTTCGGCCTTGAAGGTGTCGAGATTGGACAGGGCAGAGAGAAAGTCAAAAGGATGCTTCTTATTGTTGGGGGCATTCTGATCTGGATTTCAGGGGTCACTACTTTAGCTCCAGTCTCTCTGATCGCTTATGTGATGGTCGTGGAGTTCTGGGACGAGTCTCTGCCGGATGTGATGCCGCGCTGGGAGTATGGAGAAGCCATGTTCTCTGCCTGGTTTTCTGGATTCCTGCTGGTGATTGGAGGGTCCTTCATCTTTGTAGCTGTGTGTATGGGTGACCATGAGGCCAAACAACAAAGCAAAGTattcttccaaacccacagaCAACCACCAAGGACTCAGAACTATTTAAAGACGGAGATATTATAG
- the LOC136678308 gene encoding leucine-zipper-like transcriptional regulator 1 isoform X2: MSCKSKVAPSVDFDHSCSDSVEYLTLNFGPFETVHRWRRLPPCDEFVGARRSKHTVVAYRDAIYVFGGDNGKNMLNDLLRFDVKDCSWCRAFTTGTPPAPRYHHSAVVYGSSMFVFGGYTGDIYSNSNLKNKNDLFEYKFATGQWTEWKVEGRLVARSAHGATVYNDKLWIFAGYDGNARLNDMWTIGLQDREQACWEEIEQSGEIPPSCCNFPVAVCRDKMFVFSGQSGAKITNNLFQFEFKGHIWTRIPTEHLLRGSPPPPQRRYGHTMVAFDRHLYVFGGAADNTLPNELHCYDVDSQTWEVIQPSTDSEMPSGRLFHAAAVIHDAMYIFGGTVDNNVRSGEMYRFQFSSYPKCTLHEDYGKLWENRLFCDVEFILGESEERVLGHIAIVTARCQWLRKKILQARDRQKQKSKLEAGEDDEESGVGKQKDCKSSGGPPLLEVSIREAEAQPFEVLMQFLYTDKIQYPRRGHVQDVLLIMDVYKLALSFKLSRLEQLCVQYIEASVDLQNVLSVCENANKLQLDQLKEHCLNFVVKESHFNQVIMTKEFEHLSTPLIVEIVRRKQQPPPRVYSDQPGDIGTSLVQDMKAYLEGAGLEFCDIILLLDGHPRPAHKAILAARSSYFEAMFRSFMPEDGQVNISIGEMVPSKQAFESMLRYIYYGDVNMPPEDSLYLFSAPYYYGFSNNRLQAYCKQNLEMNVTVENVLQILEAADKTQALDMKKHCLHIIVHQFIKVSKLPNLRSLSQALLLDIIESLASHISDKQCAEMSSDI, encoded by the exons ATGTCTTGTAAATCCAAAGTGGCCCCGAGTGTCGACTTCGACCACAGCTGCTCTGACAGCGTCGAGTATCTTACTCTAAACTTCGGGCCCTTCGAGACCGTTCACCGCTGGAGGAGACTCCCACCCTGCGACGAGTTTGTTGGAGCGAG ACGCAGCAAGCACACAGTTGTGGCGTACAGGGATGCCATCTACGTTTTTGGAGGGGACAATGG GAAAAACATGCTTAATGACCTACTGCGCTTTGATGTGAAGGACTGCTCATGGTgtcg TGCCTTTACTACTGGTACCCCACCTGCACCAAGATATCACCATTCTGCTGTAGTGTATGGAAGCagcatgtttgtgtttg GTGGGTACACTGGAGATATCTACTCAAACTCCAACCTGAAGAACAAAAATGATCTCTTTGAATACAAATTTGCCACTGGTCAGTGGACAGAGTGGAAGGTGGAGGGAAG GTTGGTAGCCAGGTCTGCCCATGGAGCAACAGTCTATAATGACAAGCTGTGGATTTTTGCTGGTTATGATGGAAATGCAAG GCTGAATGACATGTGGACCATCGGCCTTCAAGATCGTGAGCAGGCATGCTGGGAAGAG ATTGAACAGAGCGGCGAGATTCCTCCTTCTTGCTGTAACTTTCCAGTTGCTGTTTGTCGGGATAAGATGTTTGTTTTCTCTGGTCAGAGTGGTGCTAAAATCACCAACAACCTTTTCCAATTTGAGTTTAAAGGTCACAT ATGGACACGTATCCCAACTGAGCACTTACTTAGAGGATCTCCTCCGCCACCACAGAGACGATATGGCCACACAATGGTAGCATTTGACCGTCACCTTTATGTGTTTGGAGGAGCAGCAGACAACACTTTGCCCAATGAGCTCCACTGCTATGATGTGGACTCTCAGACCTGGGAGGTGATTCAGCCCAGCACTGACAGTGAG ATGCCCAGTGGAAGACTGTTCCATGCAGCAGCAGTAATCCACGATGCTATGTACATCTTTGGAGGGACGGTTGACAACAATGTTCGCAGTGGAGAGATGTACAGATTTCAG TTTTCTTCTTATCCAAAATGCACCCTTCATGAAGACTATGGCAAGCTGTGGGAGAACCGACTGTTCTGTGATGTGGAGTTTATTTTAGGAGAG AGTGAAGAGAGGGTTCTAGGACATATTGCCATTGTAACAGCACGTTGCCAATGGTTGAGGAAGAAGATTCTCCAGGCAAGAGATCGACAGAAACAG AAGAGTAAACTGGAGGCAGGTGAGGATGATGAGGAGTCAGGAGTAGGCAAACAAAAGGATTGCAAGTCTTCAGGAGGCCCTCCTCTCTTGGAGGTTTCCATCAGGGAAGCGGAGGCTCAACCGTTTGAGGTGCTGATGCAGTTCCTCTACACTGATAAGATCCAGTATCCTCGCAGAG GCCATGTTCAAGATGTCCTGTTGATTATGGATGTGTATAAACTTGCCCTGAGTTTCAAACTATCCCGGCTGgagcagctgtgtgtgcagTACATTGAAGCTTCTGTGGACCTGCAGAATgtcctcagtgtgtgtgagaatgcaAACAAGCTTCAGCTTGATCAGCTCAAG GAACATTGCCTTAATTTTGTGGTAAAGGAGAGCCACTTTAACCAGGTGATAATGACAAAGGAATTTGAGCACCTTTCTACTCCTCTCATTGTAGAGATAGTGAGAAGAAAACAGCAGCCACCTCCTAGAGTCTATTCTGACCAGCCAGGGGATATAG GTACATCTTTGGTACAGGACATGAAGGCTTATCTTGAAGGGGCAGGCCTGGAGTTCTGTGACATCATCTTGTTGCTGGATGGTCACCCTCGGCCAGCTCATAAAGCCATACTGGCAGCCCGCTCCAG TTATTTTGAAGCAATGTTCCGATCATTTATGCCTGAGGATGGGCAGGTAAACATTTCCATAGGAGAGATGGTGCCCAGCAAACAGGCATTTGAGTCCATGCTTCGCTACATTTATTATGGAGATGTTAATATGCCCCCAGAGGACTCACT GTACCTGTTTTCAGCCCCATATTACTATGGATTCTCCAACAACAGACTACAGGCGTATTGCAAGCAAAATCTGGAGATGAATGTTACTGTGGAGAATGTCTTGCAG aTACTTGAAGCAGCTGATAAGACCCAGGCTCTGGATATGAAGAAGCACTGTCTACATATTATAGTGCACCAGTTTATTAAG GTGTCCAAGCTCCCCAACCTGCGATCGCTCAGCCAGGCACTGCTGTTGGACATCATAGAGTCTTTGGCATCACACATATCAGATAAACAATGTGCTGAAATGAGCTCCGACATATAG
- the LOC136678308 gene encoding leucine-zipper-like transcriptional regulator 1 isoform X1, producing MLWFPAAMSCKSKVAPSVDFDHSCSDSVEYLTLNFGPFETVHRWRRLPPCDEFVGARRSKHTVVAYRDAIYVFGGDNGKNMLNDLLRFDVKDCSWCRAFTTGTPPAPRYHHSAVVYGSSMFVFGGYTGDIYSNSNLKNKNDLFEYKFATGQWTEWKVEGRLVARSAHGATVYNDKLWIFAGYDGNARLNDMWTIGLQDREQACWEEIEQSGEIPPSCCNFPVAVCRDKMFVFSGQSGAKITNNLFQFEFKGHIWTRIPTEHLLRGSPPPPQRRYGHTMVAFDRHLYVFGGAADNTLPNELHCYDVDSQTWEVIQPSTDSEMPSGRLFHAAAVIHDAMYIFGGTVDNNVRSGEMYRFQFSSYPKCTLHEDYGKLWENRLFCDVEFILGESEERVLGHIAIVTARCQWLRKKILQARDRQKQKSKLEAGEDDEESGVGKQKDCKSSGGPPLLEVSIREAEAQPFEVLMQFLYTDKIQYPRRGHVQDVLLIMDVYKLALSFKLSRLEQLCVQYIEASVDLQNVLSVCENANKLQLDQLKEHCLNFVVKESHFNQVIMTKEFEHLSTPLIVEIVRRKQQPPPRVYSDQPGDIGTSLVQDMKAYLEGAGLEFCDIILLLDGHPRPAHKAILAARSSYFEAMFRSFMPEDGQVNISIGEMVPSKQAFESMLRYIYYGDVNMPPEDSLYLFSAPYYYGFSNNRLQAYCKQNLEMNVTVENVLQILEAADKTQALDMKKHCLHIIVHQFIKVSKLPNLRSLSQALLLDIIESLASHISDKQCAEMSSDI from the exons ATGTTATGGTTTCCTGCAGCCATGTCTTGTAAATCCAAAGTGGCCCCGAGTGTCGACTTCGACCACAGCTGCTCTGACAGCGTCGAGTATCTTACTCTAAACTTCGGGCCCTTCGAGACCGTTCACCGCTGGAGGAGACTCCCACCCTGCGACGAGTTTGTTGGAGCGAG ACGCAGCAAGCACACAGTTGTGGCGTACAGGGATGCCATCTACGTTTTTGGAGGGGACAATGG GAAAAACATGCTTAATGACCTACTGCGCTTTGATGTGAAGGACTGCTCATGGTgtcg TGCCTTTACTACTGGTACCCCACCTGCACCAAGATATCACCATTCTGCTGTAGTGTATGGAAGCagcatgtttgtgtttg GTGGGTACACTGGAGATATCTACTCAAACTCCAACCTGAAGAACAAAAATGATCTCTTTGAATACAAATTTGCCACTGGTCAGTGGACAGAGTGGAAGGTGGAGGGAAG GTTGGTAGCCAGGTCTGCCCATGGAGCAACAGTCTATAATGACAAGCTGTGGATTTTTGCTGGTTATGATGGAAATGCAAG GCTGAATGACATGTGGACCATCGGCCTTCAAGATCGTGAGCAGGCATGCTGGGAAGAG ATTGAACAGAGCGGCGAGATTCCTCCTTCTTGCTGTAACTTTCCAGTTGCTGTTTGTCGGGATAAGATGTTTGTTTTCTCTGGTCAGAGTGGTGCTAAAATCACCAACAACCTTTTCCAATTTGAGTTTAAAGGTCACAT ATGGACACGTATCCCAACTGAGCACTTACTTAGAGGATCTCCTCCGCCACCACAGAGACGATATGGCCACACAATGGTAGCATTTGACCGTCACCTTTATGTGTTTGGAGGAGCAGCAGACAACACTTTGCCCAATGAGCTCCACTGCTATGATGTGGACTCTCAGACCTGGGAGGTGATTCAGCCCAGCACTGACAGTGAG ATGCCCAGTGGAAGACTGTTCCATGCAGCAGCAGTAATCCACGATGCTATGTACATCTTTGGAGGGACGGTTGACAACAATGTTCGCAGTGGAGAGATGTACAGATTTCAG TTTTCTTCTTATCCAAAATGCACCCTTCATGAAGACTATGGCAAGCTGTGGGAGAACCGACTGTTCTGTGATGTGGAGTTTATTTTAGGAGAG AGTGAAGAGAGGGTTCTAGGACATATTGCCATTGTAACAGCACGTTGCCAATGGTTGAGGAAGAAGATTCTCCAGGCAAGAGATCGACAGAAACAG AAGAGTAAACTGGAGGCAGGTGAGGATGATGAGGAGTCAGGAGTAGGCAAACAAAAGGATTGCAAGTCTTCAGGAGGCCCTCCTCTCTTGGAGGTTTCCATCAGGGAAGCGGAGGCTCAACCGTTTGAGGTGCTGATGCAGTTCCTCTACACTGATAAGATCCAGTATCCTCGCAGAG GCCATGTTCAAGATGTCCTGTTGATTATGGATGTGTATAAACTTGCCCTGAGTTTCAAACTATCCCGGCTGgagcagctgtgtgtgcagTACATTGAAGCTTCTGTGGACCTGCAGAATgtcctcagtgtgtgtgagaatgcaAACAAGCTTCAGCTTGATCAGCTCAAG GAACATTGCCTTAATTTTGTGGTAAAGGAGAGCCACTTTAACCAGGTGATAATGACAAAGGAATTTGAGCACCTTTCTACTCCTCTCATTGTAGAGATAGTGAGAAGAAAACAGCAGCCACCTCCTAGAGTCTATTCTGACCAGCCAGGGGATATAG GTACATCTTTGGTACAGGACATGAAGGCTTATCTTGAAGGGGCAGGCCTGGAGTTCTGTGACATCATCTTGTTGCTGGATGGTCACCCTCGGCCAGCTCATAAAGCCATACTGGCAGCCCGCTCCAG TTATTTTGAAGCAATGTTCCGATCATTTATGCCTGAGGATGGGCAGGTAAACATTTCCATAGGAGAGATGGTGCCCAGCAAACAGGCATTTGAGTCCATGCTTCGCTACATTTATTATGGAGATGTTAATATGCCCCCAGAGGACTCACT GTACCTGTTTTCAGCCCCATATTACTATGGATTCTCCAACAACAGACTACAGGCGTATTGCAAGCAAAATCTGGAGATGAATGTTACTGTGGAGAATGTCTTGCAG aTACTTGAAGCAGCTGATAAGACCCAGGCTCTGGATATGAAGAAGCACTGTCTACATATTATAGTGCACCAGTTTATTAAG GTGTCCAAGCTCCCCAACCTGCGATCGCTCAGCCAGGCACTGCTGTTGGACATCATAGAGTCTTTGGCATCACACATATCAGATAAACAATGTGCTGAAATGAGCTCCGACATATAG